In Rutidosis leptorrhynchoides isolate AG116_Rl617_1_P2 chromosome 2, CSIRO_AGI_Rlap_v1, whole genome shotgun sequence, one genomic interval encodes:
- the LOC139894348 gene encoding protein DETOXIFICATION 51-like: MCNLTTTTTDHHHPPPPPPPPQPHIYLNLHSLPLTTKSHFHNPKGNKNNTISVLVPTTSELINETKALFKLSSPIALTALILYTRSIISMLFLGKLGETELAAGSLAIAFANITGYSVLSGLALGMEPLCSQAFGARRSNVLSVTLHRTVIFLLVICLPIAFLWLNTTQILIYLHQDQNIARVARTYLLFTLPDLLSNSFIHPTRIYLRAQGITFPLALASFIGTLLQLPLNYFLVFRFRFGVSGVAAASSVSNFVVLVVLVFYVWWTGLHLPTWTNPTRECLTGWGPLVRLAAPSCVSVCLEWWWYEIMIVLCGLLVDPNATVASMGILIQTTALLYVFPSSLSFAVSTRVGNELGANRPDKARVSAMVSVFFAGLMGILAMLFATSMRENWGRMFTNDLDILRLTSAALPIIGLCELGNCPQTVGCGVVRGTARPKTAANVNLGAFYLVGMPIAVLLGFGLGVGFIGLWLGLLSAQVCCAGLMLYVVGTTDWEHQAKKAEVLTCNEGVASINRDIEKQPLICVQMTSS; the protein is encoded by the coding sequence ATGTGTAACCTCACCACTACCACCACCGATCACCACCATCCTcctccaccaccaccgccaccacaACCTCATATTTACCTTAATCTTCATTCATTACCCTTAACCACCAAATCCCATTTTCACAACCCAAAAGGCAACAAGAACAATACTATAAGTGTCCTCGTCCCAACTACTAGTGAATTAATAAACGAAACCAAAGCTTTATTTAAACTTTCATCCCCAATCGCTTTAACTGCTTTAATCCTATACACGCGGTCCATAATCTCTATGCTGTTTTTAGGCAAACTTGGTGAAACCGAGTTAGCAGCCGGTTCATTGGCTATAGCTTTTGCTAACATTACCGGTTACTCGGTTTTATCCGGTTTAGCTTTGGGGATGGAGCCCTTGTGTTCACAAGCCTTTGGTGCTCGTAGAAGTAACGTTTTATCGGTGACGTTACATCGAACGGTTATTTTTCTTCTTGTGATTTGTTTACCAATTGCATTTCTGTGGTTGAATACGACACAGATTTTGATTTATTTACATCAGGACCAGAATATCGCACGTGTGGCTCGTACCTATCTTCTTTTtactttacccgatttactatccAATTCCTTTATTCACCCGACCCGCATTTATCTTCGGGCTCAAGGGATTACTTTTCCTTTAGCCTTAGCTTCCTTCATTGGCACGTTGTTGCAATTACCTTTGAATTACTTTCTTGTTTTTCGGTTCCGGTTTGGTGTCTCGGGTGTTGCGGCTGCCTCATCTGTTTCCAATTTTGTTGTCTTGGTGGTGCTTGTTTTTTATGTGTGGTGGACAGGCTTACATCTTCCAACATGGACTAACCCGACCCGTGAGTGTTTAACTGGGTGGGGACCGTTGGTCCGGTTGGCTGCACCAAGTTGTGTATCTGTATGCCTCGAGTGGTGGTGGTATGAGATCATGATCGTGCTATGCGGCCTTTTGGTTGACCCGAATGCGACGGTTGCATCAATGGGCATTTTAATCCAAACTACGGCTTTGTTATACGTTTTTCCATCTTCACTTAGTTTTGCGGTGTCTACTCGGGTTGGAAATGAACTCGGGGCAAATCGACCCGATAAGGCGCGCGTGTCTGCAATGGTGTCAGTATTTTTTGCAGGATTAATGGGGATATTGGCTATGTTGTTTGCAACCTCAATGAGAGAAAATTGGGGTCGAATGTTTACAAATGACTTGGATATTTTACGATTGACATCAGCGGCCCTACCGATAATCGGGCTGTGTGAGCTGGGGAACTGTCCCCAGACCGTTGGATGTGGGGTTGTTCGGGGGACGGCCCGACCAAAAACTGCAGCCAACGTGAATCTAGGTGCATTTTATCTTGTAGGAATGCCAATTGCGGTGCTTCTTGGGTTTGGGCTTGGAGTTGGGTTTATAGGGCTATGGCTTGGGTTACTTTCGGCCCAGGTATGTTGTGCTGGGCTGATGTTATATGTGGTAGGGACCACGGATTGGGAGCATCAAGCAAAGAAAGCAGAGGTGTTAACATGCAACGAAGGTGTAGCATCTATAAATCGTGACATTGAAAAACAACCGCTGATTTGCGTACAGATGACGTCTTCATGA